The Planktothrix agardhii NIES-204 genomic interval TCCTAATCATACTAATTCTTTGAATAGCCTTAACCTTAAAGGACGGGATTTTATAGCAGTCTCGCCTGGAAATTAGGACATCAACTGATGCTCTAAACTCTTTTCTTCCCTGTTGCCTGTTATAGTCTGTTGACGATAGCGATAATAGGCAGCACAAGCTCCTTCAGAAGAAACCATTGGCGCCCCTAACGGATGTTCGGGAGTGCAACGGGTTCCAAAAACCGGACATTCCTGGGGTTTTTTAATCCCCTGGAGAATTTCACCACTAATACAATCTTGGCAGGGGGAAGAAGCGGGAATTAACTGTTGAGAATTAAACCGTTTTTGAGCATCAAAATTAATATATTTTTGTTTAATTCCTAACCCACTTTGGGGAATTTTTCCCAGTCCTCGCCATTCACGCGGTACAATTTCAAAAACTTCTTGAATGATAGTTTTAGCGGTTTCATTTCCCTCTGGACGCACGGAACGATTATATTGATTTTCTAATTTATATTCTCCCTTTTCCAGTTGTTGAATACATAAATAAATTCCTTGTAAAATATCAATGGGTTCAAACCCAGTTACAACAATTGGAATATTATATTTATCAACAATAGGTTCATATTCCGTATATCCCATCACGGTGCAAACATGACCCGCGGCTAAAAACCCTTGCACCTGACAATTAGGACTTGATAAGAGGGCTTCCATCGCCGGAGGCACCAGAACATGGGATACTAAAAGGGAGAAGTTATTAATATTTTGTTGGTGGGCTTGATAGACTGCCATGGCGGTAATTGGAGCAGTAGTTTCAAAGCCAACGGCAAAGAAAATCACCTGTTTTGTTGGGTTTTGTTGGGCAATTTTTAAACAATCTAAGGGATTATAAATAATTCGGATATCTCCCCCGGTAGCTTTAACACTTAATAGGTCTTTTTCACTCCCCGGAACCCTTAACATATCTCCAAAGGAACAAAAAATAATATTAGGTAAGGAAGCGAGGGCAATAGCTTGATCAATAATATTAATATCAGTAACACAAACGGGACAGCCAGGGCCATGAATTAAGGTAATTTCTGAGGGGAGAAGTTCATCAATTCCATATTTAACAATAGAATGGGTTTGTCCTCCACAAATCTCCATAATTTTCCAGGGTTTTGTGGTGATTGATGCGATCGCTTTTGCATAATCTTGAGCGAGTTTTCCGTCCCGGTATTCGTCAACAAATTTCATAATATTTTCTACCTAGAAATACTTTTGGGGTGATTCTAACACCCTAATGTTAAGGCAGAAATCATAAAAAAGCATTCCCCGGCCGAAACCAGGGAATCATAAAAAAGATATTAACCGCCAACGGTGATCGGTTGTCCATCTGCATCTAATAGCGCCCGTTTCGGGCCGTGAATCGGATCTTCAACAATAATAGTTTGATCTCGACTCGCACCTAGCGAAACAATTGCGATCGGAACTTTCATTAATTCCGCCAAAAATTTCAAATAACTGAGTGCGGCTGGGGGTAAATCTTCTAATTTCCGACAGTCTGCGGTTGATTCTTTCCAGCCCGGAAGTGTTTCATAAATGGGTTCGCAGCGAGCAAAAGTTCGCGCACTACTGGGGAAATGTTCGCACCGTTCGCCATCAATATCGTAGGCGATGCAAACCTTAATTTCATCTAGGCCATCTAAAACATCTAATTTAGTAATGGCCAAACAGTCTAAACCATTAATTCTGACGGCATAACGGCCAATTACCGCATCAAACCAACCGCAACGGCGTTGGCGTCCGGTGGTTGTCCCGAATTCGGCCCCGCGATCGCACAAAACCTGGCCAATTCCATCCACCATTTCTGTCGGGAATGGCCCCTCACCGACCCGGGTAGTATAGGCTTTCGCCACCCCAATCACCCGGTCAATCATCGTCGGGCCAACTCCCGTACCCACACAGGCACCACCCGCAACCGGGTTAGAAGATGTGACATAGGGGTACGTCCCATGATCCAAATCTAACAGTGTCCCTTGTGCCCCTTCAAATAAAATATTCCGTCGATCCTGCACCGCCGCGTAGATTTTTAGTGACGCATCGACGACATGAGGACGCAAGCGTTCTGCATATTGCAGATATTCCTCAATCACCGCTTCCGGGTCAAGGGGCGGGAGATTATAGAGTTTTTCGAGAATAACGTTTTTATTGCTAATCGTCCAGCGCAATTGTTCGGGCAAACTTTCGGTTTCCATCAAATCAATGATCCGAATACCCGTGCGTTCAGACTTATCGGCGTAGGTCGGGCCAATTCCCCTGCCCGTTGTCCCAATCTTTTGAGATCCCCGTTGTTGTTCCGATGCTTGATCCAAGAGGCGATGGTAGGGCATCGTAACATGGGCCGTCTGGGAAATCATCAAATTTTTGGTGGAAATCTTCAGCGACTCCAGTTGATCCAGTTCTTCGATTAAAATTTTGGGATCAATTACGGTTCCTGAACCGATGATGCACTCGGTATCGGGATATAAGATGCCTGAAGGAATCAAGTGCAGTTTGAAGGTTTGATTGTCCACAACAACCGTGTGACCAGCATTTACGCCACCTTGGTAGCGGACAACTACATCTGCTGAACCACTGAGCAGATCGGTTATTTTGCCTTTTCCTTCATCGCCCCACTGGGCACCGATAACAACTACGTTAGCCAAGAGAGTTTTCACTCCGACAGTTTACACAAATCCTGATTATCTGTTATTCCGGGAACTCTGTCAAATTAAGTTTTGTGAAATCTTTTGTGGAGACGCGGCATAGCACCTCTCCACTGAAGATGCTGATCTTGATAAGCTGTACTGCATTTAAACTGTATATTCCAGCGAGCGAGGACGCTCGCACTGCATAGGATTCAAGATTTCTGCATGACTAATTTAGATGCAGCAACAGCTTATCGGTTTTTTCAGCAAAAAAACAGTAATCTGTAGTGCGAGCGTCCTCGCTCGCTAAAATATATGGTTGAAATATATGGTTGAAATATATGGTTGAAATATATGGTTGAAATATATGGTTGAAATATATGGTTGAAATATATGGTTGAAATATATGGTTGAAATATATGGTTGAAATATATGGTTGAAATATATGGTTGAAATATATGGTTGAAATATATGGTTGAAATATATGGTTGAAATATATGGTTGAAATATATGGTTGAAATATATGGTTGAAATTCTCAAAGGATTACAACCTGTTTAGAAGACTTGCTACATTTTTATACAGCTTTTCATTATAACAAAAAAAAATAGGTTTTGGTTGATTATCCTAAAAAACAATAATCTTCATAAAAATACTAGGTTTGACCCCATATTTTTTTAGGGCTGTGCTATGGTGAATAGTCAATATCATCATCAGTTTATTATGCCGTTACACGCCGAGTTACATCGCCATTTAGGGGGTTCAGTTGTACCGCGCATTCTGTGGCGGTATTTCCAACGTCATAACCCTCAGTTTACCCAAGGTTTCGCAGAATATGAAGGGTTTGAAGATTTTTATACCAAGCCCCGCAATACCTTAGATGAATATTTAGAACTGCATACTATGGTTGAAAGTGTGCAGACCGTTGAAACCCTTCCCTATTTTATTTATCGGTTGATGCGCGGGGCTTATACTTTTGAAAATTTAGCCTATTTAGAATTACGTTATACACCCTATTTACGCACCCCAGAACATCTCAGTCAGTCCGAAAGAATTGACTGTATGGCTGAAATTGTGGAAGTCGTCGGAAAAGCCAGTCAACTTAGTAATACTCCAATTATCACCAGCCAAATTTTATGTATGCACACCCGACTTCCCTTTGAGGTCAACCGAGCTATTATTGATTTAGCTGCCCAAATGCCCCAATATGTTTGTGCTGTTGATATCGCCGGAGGGGATAATTATTATGGTCAACGGTTGGATGAATTTATCAATTTGTATAAATATGCCCTATCCTTGGGCTTGAAAACTACCGGACATTTATATGAAACTCCAGAAGGTTGTTATCCTGAATTATTGCCCTATTTAATGAGAATTGGTCACGGTATCCAAATTCCGTTATTACATCCAGAATTATTACCGGAATTAGCCAAAAATAATCAATGTTTAGAGGTTTGTCCCACGACCTATATTAAAACTGGAACCCTCAAGGATATTCAGCAGTTAAAAATAGTTTTTGAACGCTGTTTTGATGCTGGGGTTGATATTGCTATTTGTACCGATAATGCGGGTTTACATAATGTTCGTTTACCCTTTGAATACGAAAATTTATTAACCCTGGATATTATAGAATTTGAACAATTAGAAGCCTGTCAACAAGCCGCCTTTCGTCATGCCTTTGCCTGGCCCCATCAAAACCCACCCACACAAATTCTTCATGGTTTATTAAAACCAGAACTCATCATCAGTTATCAGTAAAGACGTGCCCGATCACAGCCATGCAGTAGGCTATTGGCGCGTCTATACCAGTTATCAGTAATCAGTTGAAAATTGCTTAACAATTAATAAACAATTTCGTCCATCTTCTTCTTGTTCATAACTTAAATAATCAGCAATATCTCGCATTAATTTTAAACCCCTTCCCCCTCCTGAATGGTGATCAATATCCGTGGGAAGATCCTTAATTTGTTTCATTAAATCAAAAGGACTTCCAAAATCCCAGATCCGAATTTCAACTTGTTGCTCTAAAACTGTGACTTCTAAATCAATCTGTAAATCAGAAGAAAGTCCTTTGTGAGCGTGACGAACAGCATTGGTAAATCCCTCCGCTAAAGCTAACTGACAGCGTAGCCAAACGGATTTAGGAATAAAGGACTGATACAGTTGATCAAACCAAGACAAAACCTTAGCTAGACTATCTAGGCTAGAGGGAACTTGAAGTGGAGTAATTTGGGGTAATGGCAATGGTTTTAAACCCTCTTATTCAATCACATTGACACTCCCTGTGCCTAAAGGCATGGGGATTCTTTGTTCGCAGAGCCAACTTGCTCGAACAGGATTTCTCCAGCCTGAGTAGAGGTCAATTCTCCCAAAGCGTTGCTTGCGTGCTTCGCAAAAGTTTCCGTATGTCCTACGGTACTTAATCCTCGACTAAGGATATTTCTAGCTGCGTTTTCATCTCTATCCATTATACAACCGCACCTACAAAGATGGGTTCTAGTGGATAGTGTTGTCTTAACAATTTGACCACAGCTAGAGCAATATGAGCTGGTATATTGCGGATTTACCGCCACCGTGACTCTTTCAAATACTTTACCAAAATATTCAAGCCAGATCCGAAACTGATACCAAGATGCGTCATTAATAGACTTAGCTAAACAATGATTTTTTACCAGATTTTTAACTCTCAAATCTTCGTAGGCTATCAAGTCGTTAGACTGAACTACGCACCGTGCTAATTTTACAGCATGGTCTTTACGTTGCCTACTTATTTTGAGGTGGTGTTTACCTAAAATCTGTCTAGCTTTGCCTCGATTTTTTGAACCTTTTACTTTTCTGGAAATCCGACGTTGTGAACGTTTAAGAACTTTTTCCCCTTGACGGAGAAATTTAGGATTCTCAACCATTATACCATTAGAGTCGGTGTAGTATTCCTTCAAACCCACATCTAAAGTTTTTCTGGAATTGGGGATATCCTTTTTTACCAGGAATTGACTTTTTGCAGTTCTCGTAAAAATGGGAAATAGCAGACCAGGCTCGTTCGGCACTAGATTGTCTAGCTTGAGAGTTGAGTTCATTAGCAAACGGAAAATTCTTAGCCAGCACGGCGCAATATTTGTTTAGATCATACTTATCTATTTTTTTATGATCCATCCAATAGCGTAAACAGCTATTGCGGACAAATTGTGCTGTACGAATCGCTTGATTTACTGCCTCAATCTGACTTGCTTTTCCGTAAGATTTGAACTCAAACACTAACATCGCCTTACCTTTCTTCGTATGTGTTATGCTATATCTTTGGGTACAAGATTGGTTGATATTGCAACAAAAGTTTATAATTAAAGCCTAACTAGAAGTTAGGGGTTTTAAACCCAATTTTCTGATAAACATCGGTATAATCCGATCTGTATATACGGAGCTACCAATGGAAACGGCAAAGCTGTTTATGAGTGGCAATAGTCAGGCGGTATATTTGCCGCAGAGTTATCGATTTTCTGGGGATGAAGTCGTAATTAAACGATTGGGCAATGCAGTGGTCTTGCTGCCGAAGGAAGACCCCTGGCAGGTGATATTTGATGCGATTCAGGAATTCCCAGAGTCGCTGCAAATCGAGCACGATCAATTTAGTCATCCCATTTTACAATTGATTGTTCACATATTCTTTAATCGCTGGTGGGAGGGTGAAGCGCGATCGACCCTTTTCCTTTACTTTTTCAATTAAACACCGACGTACCTCAACACTCATGTTTAAAATTCTGGTTATCGATGATGATGTTGCCATTTTAGAACTTCTTAAAAGAACGCTGAAGAAACAGGGTTATGATGTCAGCGTGGCGACCAATGGTGAAGAAGGCGTACAACAGGCTAAAGAACTATGTCCAGCATTAATTATTTGTGATTGGATCATGCCCAGACTAACGGGAATTGAGGTCTGTCGTCAAATTAAAGCCACCCCAGAATTATCAACAACACAGTTTTTTTTATTAACTTCTTTGGGTTCGGTTTCTGACCGAGTTACGGGGTTAGATGCGGGGGCTGATGATTTTATTTCTAAACCAATTGAAATGAATGAACTCTATGCTAGAGTTCGGGCTGGGTTGAGATTACATCAATTGAGTCAGGATTTACAAACTCAAAAACAACGCATTGAGGCTGAACTCGCCGAAGCTGCTGAGTATGTGCGATCGCTCCTTCCTGAACCTTTAACGGAACCGATTAGAATTGATACCAAATTCATTCCTTCTCGTCAATTAGGCGGTGACTCCTTTGACTATTATTGGCTGGATTCTGACCATTTATCAATTTATTTATTAGATACATCAGGACATGGTTTAAAAGCGGCACTCCCTTCGGTTTCCGTGCTGAATTTACTCCGATCTAGGGCAATTCCTAATATTAATTACTATCAACCCAGTAACGTTTTAAAAGCATTAAATACCACCTTTCAAATGACCTACCAAAACGATAAATATTTTACGATTTGGTATGGGGTTTATGATTTTTCAACTCGAAAATTATTGTATTCTAGTGCTGGTCATCCCCCAGCTATTTTGTTAACTGGCAAAGATCCCAAAAATCTCAAAATTGAAATGTTAAAAACCCGGGGAATGCCAGTTGGAATGTTTTTAGAGGCTGAATATATAGATGCAACCCACGATATTCCAGAATTCAGTAATCTTTATATTTTTAGTGACGGAGTTTATGAAATCCAACAACCGGAGAATACAATGTTGGGTTTAGATGGATTTATCTCTATTTTAACAGAATATAATCATTTACAATCGAACACTTTAGAATCGGTCTTAAATACAGTTAAAAAATACAACGCTGATAATCCTTTTGATGATGATTTCTCCTTACTAAAATTAACTTTTGATTAACCTTTTGCCCAGAATTACTGTCCAGACTTGCGACAGAAACGTAAAACTTAACCGATGGTGAAATTGGGAAACACCAATCTGTTTGAATTCAGATTACCCCCCGTTTTCACCCTAACTTATTGACCCAATTGAATAATCACTTCCAAAAATTTTTCTTGGTTTTCAAAAATCTCGAATACCCGATCCATGCTGGTAAGTTCAAATAAAATCTTAATTTGCTCATTAATAGAGCAAACAAATAATTTACTTCCAGCCGCTCTCACTCCTTTCAAAGCTAAGACCAATGCACCCAAACCAGAACTATCCATAAACGTGACATCTTGGAAGTCAATTAATATGATCTTGGCTCCTTTTTCAACTAAAGCAACAATATCCTGCCGAAATTGACTTGCTTTAGTGCCATCCAAAATCCCGTTAGGTTTAAGAATTTTAACATCAGAACTCATAGTTTTCTAAGGGTTGAACCCTCCATAAGACTCGCTCGACTCCGTTAGTATAGCTTTGAGTTGAACTCCATGCCAAATACATCCGTTTAACTCAAACACGCCTATACCGGACTGACCTTAGCGCGATAGAGCAGTTTACTTCCATATCGGTATCCAGTATATCGCACAATCACTGGTTCTCCGGGTTTAGCCGTTCCCTCCAAAAGCTGATGGAGATGGGGTTCATAGGGAACTTCTGCCCCAACAGGTGCGATCGCTTCTACCCCCCATTCTCCCATAAGCTGCTCTACCGGACTTACAAAACGTAATAATTTGACCGCCGGGAGTTGGGGATTTTCTTGAACCCGATACACCACCGTCGGCCATTGCAAGAGCCAGGACTCCAGGGTGTGCAGACTTTCCTGTTTCCATTCCTCGCGCAACACAGAGCGTTGTTGTTCTATCTGGGTTTGTAAACGTTGATATTCCTGTTCTAAATTCCCTTCAGAGGCTTTTTCTTCATCTGGGACAGAACCTGGAGCAAACACGGATAAGAGTTCCGTCAGGGAAATCTTTAAACCCTGGCTAATTTTCAGCAAAACACCCACAGGGGTTTGCAGTGCAAGTCCCCGTCGCAGTCGAATAATCTGTAATGGGGAAACCCCAGCATTTTGACTCAGTTCTTCTAGGCTAGAAACCCCCGCCCGTTGCATTAATTCCTGCAATTGGGAAGTATAATCGGGCAACACAGATTCACTCATTGTAAGTTTTAGTTCACGAGTTATCGAAAATTCTGGGTTTAAAACCCCTAAGTTCCACTTAGGCTTTTTATTCTATTTTAGTGTATACTAAAGAAGAAGATTTTAACCAGAAATAATGAAGTTAAGGTATCGTTACCGAATCTATCCAACAGACCAACAAAAGAGGCTGATGTCTCAACTATTTGGGTGCTGTCGAGTAGTTTTTAACGATGCCTTGGCTTACTGCCAAGACCAATATCATGCAGGTAATAAAAAACCTTCTAGTAGTGAACTTTCTAAAAGACTTACAGAGCTCAAGAAAACCGAGGAAAAGCAATGGTTAACAGAAGTTTCTGCTATTCCCTTGCAGCAATCTTTAATGGATTTATAACAGGCTTATGCTAACTTTTTCAAATCCTGTAAAGGACAAAGAAAAGGAAAGAAAGTCAAACCGCCTAGATTTAAAAAACGTAAGTCTAAACAGTCTGCTAAGTTCACCGATAATGGTTTTAAACTCTATTCCAATTCAGATTACATTTACCTAGCTAAAATTGGTGATATTAAAGTAGTCTGGAGTAGAGAATTACCCACCGTTCCTTCTAGTGCTACCCTGATTAAAGACAGTGCTGACAGATATTTTGTTAGCTTTGTAGTTGAGTTTAATCCTCAACAGTTACCTCAAAACGGACAAAGTGTAGGAATTGATTTAGGAATCACTGACTTTGCTACATTAAGCAACGGTGAAAAAGTTAAATCTCCTAAACCTTTAAACAAACAGTTAAAGCGTTTAAGCAGATTACAACGTAATTTGTCAAGAAAACAGAAAGGTAGCAAAAGAAGGGAGGTTGCTAGAAAGAAGTTAGCTAGACTTCACGCTAAAATTTCTGATACCAGAAATGATTTTTTGCAGAAACTGTCAACTAAGATTATTCGTGAAAACCAAACAATAGTCTTACAAGATTTGAATGTGTCGGGGATGGTTAAAAACCGGAAATTAGCCCGTGCCATTAGTGACTTAGGTTGGCAGTATTTTAGAACTATGTTAGAGGCTAAATCAGTCATGTACGGGCGTGATTTTCGAGTGATTGATAGATGGACTCCAACTTCTCAAACTTGCTCTTGCTGTAGTTTTCGCGGTGGCAAAAAAGAGTTAAATGTTAGAGAGTGGATTTGTTGGAATTGTGGCATTTTTCACGATCGAGATGTTAACTGCCATCATTGACAGCTCTTTAATTGCCTTGTAAATGGGATTCTAAGAACCACAAGCGCTGATCAATGGCGCGGGAAATTCCAGTATACAAATCGGCTGTATCTGCGTCGCCTAGTGCGCCTGTTTTGTCAATGGCTTCTCGAACCATTTTGCCATAAGCAGCATAGCGATCGGCTAAAGCCACCACATAATCTTGATCATTAGCCAGATCTAAGGGAAATTCAGGTAAAATTGTATCGGCAACCGCCATCCGAGCCGTTCCCATGGCTGTTCCTCCCAAGGTCGTTGCCCGTTCTGCAATTAAATCCACATATCCTTCTAATTCCGTTGCCATTTCATCAAACAGCAAATGCAACTGATAGAAATTAATCCCTTTGACATTCCAGTGGGCTTGTTTAACTTGGGTTTTTAAGTCTAAGGTTGTGGCTAAACTGTGATTGAGAATATTGATAACTTCGGCGCGAGTTGTTTCAGGTAAATCAATCCGAGTTGCATAAAGACGTTGTTTGCGGTTGGTTGTCACCATTATTGAAAATTCTCCTTTAAGGGTTTTATCAGATTATAGCAACCGACATGACTATTAAGACAAAATATAGGTGGCAATTCCCGCCCACCCACCGAATCTATATCCTAAGCGTTATAGTAAATGCTATAAGCTGTTGTGCATTTAAACTGTATATTCCAGCGAGCGAGGACGCTCGCACTGCATAAGATTCAAGATTTCTGCATGACCAATTTAGATGCTGAACAGCTTACAACTAATTTAAAATTGCTATATAATATAGGAATCCTAAATAAATTCTAAGGATTTCAGACCTTGATAAAATAACTAAAAGTTCATTACCCATTACCCATTATCCATTACCCATTACCCAAATACAATGAGTGTAAAAGACAAACCTAAATTTCCCCGTAATCTTCCCATCGGAAGTATCCTATTTTGGTTAGGAATTATATTTTTAATTGCTAACCTCACCTTACCCGGATTATTCGGGCCACAAGTTCCCCAGGTTCCCTATAGTTTATTCATTAAACAAGTCGAAGATGGACAAGTATCCCAAGTTTATCTCAGCCAAGATCAAATCCGCTATTTAGTCAAAAGCGAACAAGAAGAAACCGGACAAATCCTATCAACTACCCCAATTTTTGATATGGATTTACCCAAACGTTTAGAAGCCAAAGGGGTCGAATTTGCCGCTGCCGCACCCCCTAAAAATACATGGTTTTCTAGTTTACTCGGTTGGGTGATTCCCCCCTTAATTTTTGTCGGAATTTGGGTAGCTGTCGGACAATTTATGCAAAGTCGCGGCGGAGGTTTTGGCGGGCCCCAGGGGGCACTTTCTATTAGTAAGAGTAAAGCCAAGGTTTATGTCGAAAATGATGCTACTAAAGTCACCTTTCAAGATGTAGCCGGGGTAGAAGAAGCCAAAACCGAATTAGAAGAAGTGGTGGAATTCTTAAAGACTCCTGAACGATTTTTAAAGATAGGAGCTAGAATTCCTAAAGGGGTGTTATTAGTTGGCCCCCCAGGAACAGGAAAAACTCTATTAGCCAAAGCCGTAGCCGGAGAAGCAGGTGTTCCATTCTTTAGCATTTCTGGTTCAGAATTCGTAGAATTGTTCGTCGGTGCAGGCGCGGCGCGAGTTCGAGATTTATTTGAACAAGCCAAAAAGAAAGCCCCCTGTATCATCTTTATTGACGAATTAGATGCCATTGGAAAATCCCGTTCCAGTGGCGGAATATATGGGGGAAATGATGAACGAGAACAAACCCTAAACCAGTTATTAACCGAGATGGATGGGTTTGCCGCCGGACAAGCGACGGTGATAGTTTTAGCTGCTACCAACCGCCCCGAAACCTTAGACCCGGCCTTACTGCGTCCCGGTCGATTTGATCGCCAAGTTTTAGTTGATCGTCCTGATTTATCCGGTCGTTTAATGATCCTAGAAATCTATGCTAAAAAAGTTAAAATCGGGCCCGATGTGGAGTTAAAAGCGATCGCTACTCGTACCCCTGGTTTTGCTGGCGCAGATTTAGCTAATATAGTTAATGAAGCTGCCTTATTAGCTGCTAGAAATAAACGGGAAACCGTGAGTCAAGCCGACTTTGCTGAAGCCATTGAAAGGGTGATTGCTGGGTTAGAAAAAAAATCCAGGGTTCTTAACGAAAAAGAGAAGAAAATTGTCGCCTATCATGAAGTTGGTCATGCCATTGTTGGGTCAGTAGTATCCGGTCAAAATAAAGTTGCTAAAATCTCAATTGTGCCACGGGGAATGGCGGCTTTAGGATATACTTTACAACTGCCCACCGAAGACCGTTTCTTACTCAGTGAAGAAGAAATTAAAGCCGAAATTGCTACTTTATTAGGGGGACGTTCGGCCGAAGAAGTTGTGTTTGGAAGTATTACCACAGGCGCAACAAATGACCTGCAACGGGCAACGGATTTAGCCGAACGGATGGTCACCAGTTATGGGATGAGTAAGGTATTGGGGCCATTGGCCTATGAAAAGGGTCAACAAAATACCTTCCTCGGTGATAATATGATGACGAATCCTCGCCGTTATGTCAGTGATGAAACCGCAAAAGCCATTGATGATGAGGTGAAACAATTAGTTGAAAACGCCCATGAAATTGCCCTAGATATCCTGAATCAAAATAAAGATTTAATGGAGCAAATTGCCCAACAAATCTTAGAAACAGAAGTGATTGAAGGGGAGAATTTACAACACTTGTTAAATCAAGTTAAATATCAGACTAAAGTTGTCACTGCGATCGCATAATTAATCTATCCCCCTCTTGTTTTTCGTTCCCTGGTTCCACCAGGGAATGCCGATCAGAGGCTCTGCCTCTAAAAATACTATCCTATTGGGAGAAGGGTGGCAGAGCCACCCTAGGAGCATTTCTAGGTAGAACCTAGAAACGAGGTTAATGAGAGTAAACTAGAACCAAATTTTATGAGTATTAAAAAAAGACCTAAATTACCCAGTTATCAAAAAATTACCCAATTTTTATTAATCTCAGCCGGGGTAATATTAATCGGAAATTGGTTGTTTCCCCAACTGACTCGTCCTCGGTTTCCTAAAGTTCCCTATAGTTTTTTTATCCAACAAATAGAAGATGGTAAAGTCTCAAAAGTTTTAGTCGGAGAAAACGAAATTCTTTACCAAATTAAAGGAAAAGATAATCAACCGGAAAGTGTTTTATCCACAACCCCAATTTTTGATTTAGAACTTCCCAAACGCTTAGAAGCCAAAGGGATCGAATTCGCCGCCGCTCCTCCTCCTAAACAAAGTTGGGTTAATGTTGTCTTAAATTGGGTAATTCCGCCTTTAATTTTAGTAGTGGCGTTTCAATATTTTATGAAACGAGATCCCCAAGGAGCATTATCAATTAATAAAAGTAAAGCCAAGGTTTTTGTTAAAGGTCAAACCGATAATATTACCTTTGCCGATGTGGCGGGAGTTGATGAAGCCACAACCGAATTAGCCGAAATAGTTGATTTCCTGAAAAGTCCCCAAAGATTCACCGAAATTGGGGCGAAAATTCCCAAAGGTGTGCTATTAGTTGGCCCCCCAGGAACCGGAAAAACCCTATTAGGAAAAGCCGT includes:
- the hypD gene encoding hydrogenase expression/formation protein HypD, which translates into the protein MKFVDEYRDGKLAQDYAKAIASITTKPWKIMEICGGQTHSIVKYGIDELLPSEITLIHGPGCPVCVTDINIIDQAIALASLPNIIFCSFGDMLRVPGSEKDLLSVKATGGDIRIIYNPLDCLKIAQQNPTKQVIFFAVGFETTAPITAMAVYQAHQQNINNFSLLVSHVLVPPAMEALLSSPNCQVQGFLAAGHVCTVMGYTEYEPIVDKYNIPIVVTGFEPIDILQGIYLCIQQLEKGEYKLENQYNRSVRPEGNETAKTIIQEVFEIVPREWRGLGKIPQSGLGIKQKYINFDAQKRFNSQQLIPASSPCQDCISGEILQGIKKPQECPVFGTRCTPEHPLGAPMVSSEGACAAYYRYRQQTITGNREEKSLEHQLMS
- a CDS encoding adenylosuccinate synthetase, which codes for MKTLLANVVVIGAQWGDEGKGKITDLLSGSADVVVRYQGGVNAGHTVVVDNQTFKLHLIPSGILYPDTECIIGSGTVIDPKILIEELDQLESLKISTKNLMISQTAHVTMPYHRLLDQASEQQRGSQKIGTTGRGIGPTYADKSERTGIRIIDLMETESLPEQLRWTISNKNVILEKLYNLPPLDPEAVIEEYLQYAERLRPHVVDASLKIYAAVQDRRNILFEGAQGTLLDLDHGTYPYVTSSNPVAGGACVGTGVGPTMIDRVIGVAKAYTTRVGEGPFPTEMVDGIGQVLCDRGAEFGTTTGRQRRCGWFDAVIGRYAVRINGLDCLAITKLDVLDGLDEIKVCIAYDIDGERCEHFPSSARTFARCEPIYETLPGWKESTADCRKLEDLPPAALSYLKFLAELMKVPIAIVSLGASRDQTIIVEDPIHGPKRALLDADGQPITVGG
- a CDS encoding putative adenosine/AMP deaminase; its protein translation is MVNSQYHHQFIMPLHAELHRHLGGSVVPRILWRYFQRHNPQFTQGFAEYEGFEDFYTKPRNTLDEYLELHTMVESVQTVETLPYFIYRLMRGAYTFENLAYLELRYTPYLRTPEHLSQSERIDCMAEIVEVVGKASQLSNTPIITSQILCMHTRLPFEVNRAIIDLAAQMPQYVCAVDIAGGDNYYGQRLDEFINLYKYALSLGLKTTGHLYETPEGCYPELLPYLMRIGHGIQIPLLHPELLPELAKNNQCLEVCPTTYIKTGTLKDIQQLKIVFERCFDAGVDIAICTDNAGLHNVRLPFEYENLLTLDIIEFEQLEACQQAAFRHAFAWPHQNPPTQILHGLLKPELIISYQ
- a CDS encoding putative anti-sigma regulatory factor; the encoded protein is MPLPQITPLQVPSSLDSLAKVLSWFDQLYQSFIPKSVWLRCQLALAEGFTNAVRHAHKGLSSDLQIDLEVTVLEQQVEIRIWDFGSPFDLMKQIKDLPTDIDHHSGGGRGLKLMRDIADYLSYEQEEDGRNCLLIVKQFSTDY
- a CDS encoding transposase, producing MVENPKFLRQGEKVLKRSQRRISRKVKGSKNRGKARQILGKHHLKISRQRKDHAVKLARCVVQSNDLIAYEDLRVKNLVKNHCLAKSINDASWYQFRIWLEYFGKVFERVTVAVNPQYTSSYCSSCGQIVKTTLSTRTHLCRCGCIMDRDENAARNILSRGLSTVGHTETFAKHASNALGELTSTQAGEILFEQVGSANKESPCL
- a CDS encoding transposase; the encoded protein is MLVFEFKSYGKASQIEAVNQAIRTAQFVRNSCLRYWMDHKKIDKYDLNKYCAVLAKNFPFANELNSQARQSSAERAWSAISHFYENCKKSIPGKKGYPQFQKNFRCGFEGILHRL
- the vapB_1 gene encoding putative virulence associated protein B, which produces METAKLFMSGNSQAVYLPQSYRFSGDEVVIKRLGNAVVLLPKEDPWQVIFDAIQEFPESLQIEHDQFSHPILQLIVHIFFNRWWEGEARSTLFLYFFN
- a CDS encoding two-component response regulator produces the protein MFKILVIDDDVAILELLKRTLKKQGYDVSVATNGEEGVQQAKELCPALIICDWIMPRLTGIEVCRQIKATPELSTTQFFLLTSLGSVSDRVTGLDAGADDFISKPIEMNELYARVRAGLRLHQLSQDLQTQKQRIEAELAEAAEYVRSLLPEPLTEPIRIDTKFIPSRQLGGDSFDYYWLDSDHLSIYLLDTSGHGLKAALPSVSVLNLLRSRAIPNINYYQPSNVLKALNTTFQMTYQNDKYFTIWYGVYDFSTRKLLYSSAGHPPAILLTGKDPKNLKIEMLKTRGMPVGMFLEAEYIDATHDIPEFSNLYIFSDGVYEIQQPENTMLGLDGFISILTEYNHLQSNTLESVLNTVKKYNADNPFDDDFSLLKLTFD